GAGCGCGCAGGCACTGCGCGACCACATGGCGCGCATCGGCGTGACCGCGCACGACGTGCTCACCATCTGCTGGACCTCGGGCACCGAAGCGCGTCCCAAGGGCGTGCCGCGCAACCACAACGAATGGTTGATCGTCGGGCAGTCGGTGATCGACGCGGGCCAGTTGCAGCCCGGCGCGCAGATGGTCATTCCGTTCCCGTTCGTGAACATGGCCGGCATCTCCACCAGCCTGGCGGCGTGGTTGCTGGTGGGTGGCACGCTGCACCACCACCACCCGTTCGACCTCGACGTGTTCATCGCCCAGTTGCGCGACGAGCCCACCGACTACACCGTGGCCGCGCCGGCGGTGCTGGCGATGCTGCTCAAGGAGCCGTCGAAGCTCGATGGCGTGAACCTCGGTCGCCTCAAGCGCGTGGGCTCGGGCGGTGGGCCGGTGGCGGCCTGGCTGTTCGAGCAGTTCGCGCAGAAGTTCGGCGTGGAGATCGTCAACTACTTCGGCTCCAACGAAGGCGCGGCCCTCTCTTCGGCCCCGCAGGACATTCCCGATCAACACGAGCGCAGCCAGTACTTCCCGCGCCTGGGGGTGGACGGCTTCGAATGGTCGCTGTCGAACTCGAAGAAGATCCGCACCCGCCTGGTCGACCTGGAAACGGGCGAGGACATCCAGGTGGCGGGCCGCGTCGGCGAACTGCGCTTCCAGGGCGCGACGATCTTCAGCGGTTACTACAAGACGCCCGAACTCACCGCACGCGCCTTCGACGAACAGGGCTACTACCGCACCGGCGACCTGTTCGAGATCGCGGGCGAGCGCCTGCAGTACTACCGCTTCGCCGGCCGCCACAAGGACATCGTGATCCGGGGCGGCATGAACATCTCGTCCGAAGAAGTGGAAGGCCTGTTGCTGGCGCACCCGAAGGTGCGCGAGGCAGCGGTGATCGGTGTGCCCGATCTCGTGCTCGGCGAGCGCGTGTGCGCGGTGGTGGCGGCGCAACCGGGCGAGGCCATCACCCTGGAAGACCTGGTGGACTTTCTGCGCGGCAAGGAACAGGTGGCGTCCTTCAAGTGGCCGGAGAAGCTGGTGGTGATGGACCAGTTGCCGCGCAACCCCTTGGGCAAGGTGCTCAAGCGCGACCTGCGCGAACAGATCTGCCCCAAGGAGGCCGCCGCATGAAGACCACCGTGCTTCTTTTGCCCGGCATGCTCAACGACGCCAGCCTGTGGGACGCGGTGGCCGCGCCACTGGCGGCGGTGGCCGACGTGCGCCGCGTGCCCACGCTGACCCAGGCCTCGGTGCCCGCGATGGCCGACGTGGCCTGGCAACGGCTGGCCGATCTGCCGGCCGATGCGCCGGTGGTGCTGGCCGGCTTCTCGCTCGGTGGCTACGTGGCCATCGACATGCTGGCGCGGCCGCAACGCGCGCTGCAGGCCGCCGTGCTGGTGTCCACCTCGGCGCGTCCGGAGTCGCCCGAATCGCAGGCCGCGCGGGAAAAGACCATTGCCGGCCTGCGCAAGAACTTTGCGCGCATGGTCGAAGGCATCGCCGGTTTCGTCTCGCACCAGCCCGATACGCCGGCGCGCATCACACCCATGATGCTGGCCGTGGGCATGGAGACCGCCATCGGACAGAACCAGGCCATCTCGCAACGCCACGACCACCGTGCCGCGCTGGGCAAGCTCGCGCTGCCGGTGGCGGTGCTGTGCGGCGAACAAGACCGCGTCACGCCGCCCGAGCTGTCCAGGGAATTGGCCGCGCTGATACCGCAGGCCACGCTGCGGCTGGTGGACGACTGCGGGCACATGCTG
The sequence above is a segment of the Hydrogenophaga sp. BPS33 genome. Coding sequences within it:
- a CDS encoding class I adenylate-forming enzyme family protein, which gives rise to MILVPQDKIADYVGKGWWGERTMGEILIETALRQPDALAVTDPPNLAAICGVAPRRWSWSQLLQEVGRFTAFLHAQGLRKDDVVVVQLPNSVELHAIYLACAASGILVSPVPVQYRGHELTHVLGSTGAALAITTTRVGNHALAQGWAELAPRMADSLKQVWALGDAPPPGVHAMRPALDATTPWSAQALRDHMARIGVTAHDVLTICWTSGTEARPKGVPRNHNEWLIVGQSVIDAGQLQPGAQMVIPFPFVNMAGISTSLAAWLLVGGTLHHHHPFDLDVFIAQLRDEPTDYTVAAPAVLAMLLKEPSKLDGVNLGRLKRVGSGGGPVAAWLFEQFAQKFGVEIVNYFGSNEGAALSSAPQDIPDQHERSQYFPRLGVDGFEWSLSNSKKIRTRLVDLETGEDIQVAGRVGELRFQGATIFSGYYKTPELTARAFDEQGYYRTGDLFEIAGERLQYYRFAGRHKDIVIRGGMNISSEEVEGLLLAHPKVREAAVIGVPDLVLGERVCAVVAAQPGEAITLEDLVDFLRGKEQVASFKWPEKLVVMDQLPRNPLGKVLKRDLREQICPKEAAA
- a CDS encoding alpha/beta fold hydrolase — translated: MKTTVLLLPGMLNDASLWDAVAAPLAAVADVRRVPTLTQASVPAMADVAWQRLADLPADAPVVLAGFSLGGYVAIDMLARPQRALQAAVLVSTSARPESPESQAAREKTIAGLRKNFARMVEGIAGFVSHQPDTPARITPMMLAVGMETAIGQNQAISQRHDHRAALGKLALPVAVLCGEQDRVTPPELSRELAALIPQATLRLVDDCGHMLPIEQPAAVVQAIHDAVERSRQH